From a single Paraburkholderia sp. D15 genomic region:
- a CDS encoding tetratricopeptide repeat protein, giving the protein MDSKQILELATAHHVAGEFGPARQWYERALAIEPDNANVMFRLGVLDMQCGANEAALGWLDNALRHVPDNPRYHFVRGQVLAAAQRFTDAIDAYRQALALAPTPSVDVLFALAAARQSAADYAAAIDTYRAVLALEPSHADALNNLGNCHRQQGDAHQAEAAYQRAIEVQPNDANALTNLGTLLEALGRLDEALVLLEAAVQAAPASPCGLVNLGVALHRRGDFERTAALLSNAIEIDPVFPEASYNLANALHALGHQRDAVIHYQRAIAQAPAHADAYNNLGIVYQEAGSRAEAANAFQMAIHLRPGFVAALNNTATLMRTFGRFADAEARLREALAVEPHHSVTHNNLGNVLKDQGRLADGIDCYRRALTCDPCNVVAHSNLAYALTFQAEHAQPLLHECRRWSARHEAPFRGNYPPHANDPSTERRLRIGYVSPDFRDHCQTLFTLPLLSHHDHARFEIFCYASVARPDELTQRVASHADVWRDVRTLDDDQLARMIRDDRIDILIDLTMHMADGRPLLFARKPAPVQIAWLAYPGTTGIGAIDYRLTDPWLDPAGADTMYSERSIRLPDSFWCYDPLTHTPEVNALPALANGHMTFGCLNNPCKLSDATFAMWGSVMRDIADSRLLLMAPEGAARANLIERLGRQDIAAERIDFAAFRPRAEYLRTYHQIDVGLDTFPYNGHTTSLDSYWMGVPVVTRTGDTAVGRAGLSQSVNLGLGELVGESDAQFVDIAVKLARDLPRLAGIRAGLRARLAASPLMDGARFATHVEAVYRKVWQDWCEQSRRLARTQRERAGGDDACGNASVDTTGSAVADSGGEPRPVPGAGINRSY; this is encoded by the coding sequence ATGGACAGCAAGCAGATTCTTGAACTCGCGACAGCACACCACGTCGCGGGCGAGTTCGGTCCCGCGCGTCAGTGGTACGAGCGTGCGTTGGCGATCGAGCCCGACAACGCGAATGTGATGTTCCGGCTCGGCGTACTCGACATGCAATGCGGCGCGAACGAGGCCGCGCTCGGTTGGCTCGACAACGCGTTGCGCCATGTGCCGGACAACCCGCGCTATCACTTCGTGCGCGGCCAGGTGCTTGCCGCCGCGCAACGCTTCACCGACGCGATCGACGCCTATCGTCAAGCCCTCGCGCTCGCGCCCACCCCTTCCGTCGACGTATTGTTCGCGCTCGCCGCCGCCCGGCAATCCGCCGCCGACTACGCCGCCGCGATCGACACCTACCGGGCGGTGCTCGCGCTCGAACCGTCGCATGCCGACGCGCTGAACAACCTCGGCAACTGCCACCGTCAACAGGGCGATGCGCATCAAGCCGAAGCCGCTTACCAGCGCGCGATCGAGGTTCAACCCAACGACGCCAACGCCCTCACCAACCTCGGCACGCTGCTCGAAGCGCTAGGGCGTCTCGACGAAGCACTCGTGCTGCTTGAAGCCGCGGTGCAGGCCGCGCCCGCATCGCCATGCGGCCTGGTGAATCTCGGCGTCGCGCTGCATCGGCGCGGCGATTTCGAACGTACGGCGGCATTGCTGTCGAACGCGATCGAGATCGACCCGGTGTTCCCGGAGGCGTCGTATAACCTCGCGAACGCCTTGCATGCACTCGGCCATCAGCGCGATGCCGTGATCCACTATCAACGCGCCATCGCGCAGGCGCCCGCCCACGCGGATGCCTACAACAATCTCGGCATCGTCTATCAGGAAGCAGGCTCGCGCGCCGAAGCCGCGAACGCGTTCCAGATGGCGATCCACCTGCGTCCCGGTTTTGTCGCCGCGTTGAACAACACCGCGACGCTGATGCGCACGTTCGGCCGTTTCGCCGATGCCGAAGCGCGTCTGCGCGAAGCGCTCGCCGTCGAGCCGCATCATTCGGTCACGCATAACAACCTCGGCAACGTGCTGAAAGATCAGGGGCGTCTCGCGGACGGCATCGACTGCTACCGGCGCGCGCTGACGTGCGATCCGTGCAACGTGGTCGCGCATAGCAATCTCGCCTACGCGCTGACGTTTCAGGCGGAGCACGCGCAGCCGCTGCTGCACGAATGCCGCCGCTGGTCCGCGCGTCACGAAGCGCCGTTTCGCGGCAACTATCCGCCGCATGCGAACGATCCGTCGACGGAGCGGCGCCTGCGTATCGGCTACGTGTCGCCGGATTTCCGCGATCACTGCCAGACGTTGTTCACGTTGCCGCTGCTGTCGCATCACGATCACGCGCGCTTCGAGATCTTCTGCTACGCGAGCGTCGCGCGACCGGATGAGCTGACGCAACGCGTGGCGAGCCATGCCGATGTCTGGCGCGACGTGCGCACACTCGACGACGATCAACTCGCGCGAATGATCCGTGACGACCGTATCGACATTCTGATCGACCTGACCATGCACATGGCCGACGGCCGGCCGCTGCTGTTCGCGCGCAAGCCCGCGCCGGTTCAGATTGCCTGGCTCGCGTATCCGGGGACGACCGGCATCGGCGCGATCGACTACCGCTTGACCGATCCGTGGCTCGATCCCGCCGGCGCCGACACGATGTACAGCGAACGCTCGATCCGTCTGCCCGATTCCTTCTGGTGTTACGACCCGTTGACCCATACGCCGGAAGTCAACGCGTTGCCTGCGCTCGCGAACGGCCACATGACCTTTGGATGCCTGAACAATCCGTGCAAGCTGAGCGACGCGACCTTCGCGATGTGGGGCAGCGTGATGCGCGATATCGCCGATTCACGTCTGCTGCTGATGGCGCCCGAGGGCGCGGCGCGCGCGAATCTGATCGAACGTCTTGGCCGTCAGGATATTGCCGCCGAGCGGATCGACTTTGCGGCGTTCCGGCCGCGAGCGGAGTATCTGCGCACGTATCATCAGATCGATGTCGGTCTCGACACCTTTCCGTACAACGGCCACACCACCAGTCTCGACTCGTACTGGATGGGCGTGCCGGTCGTCACGCGAACCGGCGATACGGCGGTGGGGCGCGCGGGCTTGAGTCAGTCGGTTAACCTGGGCTTGGGGGAACTGGTCGGCGAGAGCGACGCGCAGTTCGTCGACATTGCCGTGAAGCTGGCGCGTGATCTGCCGCGGCTTGCTGGCATTCGCGCCGGCTTGCGCGCGCG
- the sodB gene encoding superoxide dismutase [Fe] produces the protein MEHTLPPLPFAKNALVPHMSEETLEFHYGKHHQTYVTNLNNLIKGTEFENLSLEEIVKKSSGGVFNNSAQVWNHTFFWNSLSPQGGGAPTGALADAINAKWGSFDKFKEEFAKTAVGTFGSGWAWLVKKADGSLDLVSTSNAATPLTTDAKALLTIDVWEHAYYIDYRNARPKFVEAYWNIVNWEFAAKNFA, from the coding sequence ATGGAACATACGCTCCCGCCGCTGCCGTTCGCGAAGAACGCACTGGTCCCGCACATGTCGGAAGAGACGCTCGAGTTTCACTACGGCAAGCACCACCAGACCTATGTGACCAACCTGAACAATCTGATCAAGGGCACGGAGTTTGAAAATCTGTCGCTCGAAGAGATCGTGAAGAAGTCGTCGGGTGGCGTGTTCAACAACTCGGCGCAAGTCTGGAATCACACGTTCTTCTGGAACAGCCTGTCGCCGCAAGGTGGCGGCGCACCGACCGGCGCGCTGGCTGACGCGATCAACGCCAAGTGGGGTTCGTTCGACAAGTTCAAGGAAGAATTCGCCAAGACGGCAGTCGGCACGTTCGGCTCGGGCTGGGCATGGCTGGTGAAGAAGGCTGACGGTTCGCTCGACCTCGTGTCGACCAGCAACGCCGCCACGCCGCTCACCACGGACGCGAAGGCACTGCTGACGATCGACGTGTGGGAACACGCGTACTACATCGACTACCGCAATGCGCGTCCGAAGTTCGTCGAAGCGTACTGGAACATCGTCAACTGGGAATTCGCGGCGAAGAACTTCGCTTGA